The window GTTTATTGAAACAAgcttttccttttttttgaaaattaacaaaaaaaaataatattaatatatataatatataatatatattatataataattaataaaaatataaattataaaaatatattattaaaatataaagttttcacaaaaaaaaacatatatatgtatatttatttttttcttcaatatcatgtaaattatttttgtattttatttttttttattttatatttttgtaatatttaatgcattttatatttatattatttttttttcattttttttttttttcattgcatttaaaaaaattataatatatatatataatatatataatatatagtgtaatgaaatataataataaacaacTATAAATGGATATGTGCACGccaataaaaaaaaaaaggaaaaatatatatttatatatatatatatatatatatatatatatttatatattattttttttttattataaaaataattctctaaatattttaaattcaaacaaaagaaaatattttattcttataataaattatttttattatttattctgtatatatatatttttttaatttacatatatataatatatatatatatatatatatttatgtatatttttcattgaattattatatttttattattttttaattatatatatatattttaatatattttttctcataaatatatatgattataaaaagtaaatGTATTTCTTTTGTATCATACTTTAGaatttgtaaaaaattatcccaacaaaaaataattgtggtatataacaatagaaatataataataaaacaataaaataaggaaataataaaatatgtatgttatatatatatatatatatataaccatttcttttattactttatattttcaatttttGACCTTGTATAGTTGTTCATTAAGAATATTCATGTACTGTACATCTATATTGTATGTTGGAGAGTTGCATATAGctttattcatataataaagaatatcatcatatttatgtatgttaatattatttttttcagtGTAGTCATGTGTTTCAGAATTTTCAATTATGTTTGATTTTTCATCtaattttttgaaattattattattattaatagtattcatatttttatcacGATTTGGAGAATAATTAATGGAAGAATTAGattcatataaatactTCCCAACATATCCAGGTGTACATAATAAACTAGATGCATCTATACATTCTTTTTTAGCTTTCTTGTTTTTGTCCTCATCACttttatacatacatacaaaATCATCACTTTGGTATATAACTTTATagttcatttttttttttacgtACGTATCTTTTTCActacatttatttttatggtTTTGCTTTAatacagaaaaaaaaaaaaaaaaaaaaaaaatatgtatatatatatatatatatttaaatgttttatCAAATTAATTCGTggtatatttattatgtgtaccttttctaattttatggttgaatttttttcatcaaaTGAAGATATTTCTAAGAAATTATTGGATTGTTTGTTGTTCATATTTTgttcaaatatattttgctcttgtttatcatcatattctttatttttcttatcgGGAATTTTTATAGTTGTGCtattgatattattatttcttggatatattttttctttttttcgTGTTTCTTCTACTATTGGTATGTTTGACATCTGCTTAAATTTTAAATCTAAAAAGAGGATATATAcatcacatatatatatatatatatatatatatatatattaatatatgcatatatttCGTTTGTAtgtttgtatttttatatatttatatttttctacTTTTCGTTTTGCTTAAAATCATATTTCTTGaatgttttaaaattatgggtgttccattttttttaactgAATGGATATTTGGAAAAATGGAACTTTTATAATGTTTAACATCTGATGattgatataaaaaaaggtTTTTTCCCtgttataaaaacaataaaagaaaaaaaatatacaataaattaatatttataatatatatatatatatatatatatgtaatagTTAATATATGcttagaaaaaaaagaaaaaccTGAACAGTTTCCATTTTTGTTAGATCCTTTTCAAAAC of the Plasmodium reichenowi strain SY57 chromosome 11, whole genome shotgun sequence genome contains:
- a CDS encoding hypothetical protein (conserved Plasmodium protein, unknown function), translating into MVSTTSHFKQITCPSQVNNIKDAKKKKKKKNQNLVEIKSTNLKYTNETKRKKLQNQISNKQINEKERNDEKKKFLNKKINEKRFTNNDIYKSILNYRNEYIPTKQKKKYSYKQSFPEGKKRNNNITNYHTKKYINHKIYEKKKINTTTSINSHKINNTNYKIQENKCILKKLNGEIKELNINNIHEILPNYIPYQRSIQHKYNFIKNKNACSYSYASSKTIHERKCSKLGFIEKCTKVFKMNKDENKMHPDTNVCQKIKLPINKNLNDKQAFEGEAQLCGFEKDLTKMETVQGKNLFLYQSSDVKHYKSSIFPNIHSVKKNGTPIILKHSRNMILSKTKNLKFKQMSNIPIVEETRKKEKIYPRNNNINSTTIKIPDKKNKEYDDKQEQNIFEQNMNNKQSNNFLEISSFDEKNSTIKLEKQNHKNKCSEKDTYVKKKMNYKVIYQSDDFVCMYKSDEDKNKKAKKECIDASSLLCTPGYVGKYLYESNSSINYSPNRDKNMNTINNNNNFKKLDEKSNIIENSETHDYTEKNNINIHKYDDILYYMNKAICNSPTYNIDVQYMNILNEQLYKVKN